The Rhodamnia argentea isolate NSW1041297 chromosome 10, ASM2092103v1, whole genome shotgun sequence sequence TcattggaaataaaaaaagtaaaacaaagaaagaaaaattaaaaattaaaaaaacaaaaaacactgCATGGACAACCTCCAAATATGGCTCCGGCACAACGATGCTCCAGATGTGAACTCGTCTGGTGTCAACGAGGGTCCACTAGCGTTCACCAAACttcgttggaaaaaaaaaaaagtaaaacaaagaaaaaaaataaaaaattagaaatttaaaaaaaaaaaaaaaaaacactgcaTGAAATGGGTCAAGTATGGCTTAGTGGAGTTTTAATAAATGGACTGTTAATGGGTTTGAGTTGCAAGTCTAAATATATGTGGGTTGTTTATAAAATGGGTTTGTCTTTAAATCCATTTAACTTCCATACTCCTCTCATATAGCATTTAGTAACATTTATTAAAGTTAAATATGGGGTGCACTCTTGATTTAAGACTAATTCttgcctttgttttttctttattttctttttgccttttctttctccatttgaaaaaaaaaatcaacgtagctatttttcaaaaaatagtttattttgTAGATAGCTAACTAATTATTGTGTTTCTGACAGAAAAAGCTAAGTATTCCATTAATAACttgtatatttttgtattttttgtattatgaaattattattgaaaaaataaattaagcaCAAGTAAGAGGTAATCTATGAGTACATTGTGTATAATGCATACACCAACTATAACATTTCCTTTTTGAGTAAATTCTCTTAAATTTGATCCAAAAATTTAAGTTGAAAAATTCGTGATCATGAGAATAATTTAAAGAGATTAAATAAACAATTGGcgaataaaaataacatttattTACTCTAGTATATGGTTAGTGCTTGCTTAGATTATAATTATAGAAAAGACGACAAATAAGAAGGAAACGTCAAAATGTAATGTGTGTGGAAGGAGCAACTCgggtaaaaaaaagtttttggaAAGGACGTGAGTAAACTTTTCTTttagtaaaaattgaaaaaagaaagaataagaaaaaaaagttaagaaataATCTTATACAAGAGCGCAACCCACAAGGGATAATATGGTCAGTCTAATGTGATATGAGGTGTCAAGAACTAATAAGAGGGTCAAAATAGCGCAAGCCATTTATTTAACATGTCCGGAGTACAAAGTCTTTTATAAGAAATTAAAAGAGTTATACGGGCGGACCTAtgattatttcttcttcttttttcggatACTGTTGAGTTTTAATGGAATTTTCATCAGTTTTGAAAGACGCAAATACTACTTGATATTCAAAATGCATATTTGCAAACCGGTCTAGCTAATAGAGGAAATGCCCAACTTGGGGAACATATACGCAAGTTCATAAAGTGCCTTGCTGCACATTCCTACATCCATCTCCGACCGGGGAAAACGTTCAAGATTATTAAACTCGAGCTCAAGTTCTTATTTAGCTCCGCTGCAATGGTGTCGAGCTCGACTATCTGGATTTTATATCCAGATCGAGCTCAAACCGAAAGCTTTGATACCCGTCCAGTTCGAGTCGGGTTTTTGAGCCCTTAGTTTGCGAATCAAGTTTTGCTCAATCTTGGCAGCACTATATCGACTCAACAAGATCAAGCTCGACTAGGCTACATTGCACCCGTAACACCAATTTATTAAACCACAACTATCATTTGATTCCACGGTTCGGATATACTTTATCGGACTAGATTTTAAGATAAGATGGTAGTAGTTGAATTCTTGCAATTTGAAAAACAAGagattaatttatttgtttatggGCCTTCTAACTTATTTCTTTACATCGTTCACGTCCATTGTCATGACGTGCGTGTGGCATATATACGTGCCTACATTTATATGACCGATTCTCCAAATTCTTTAATAAGGTcttatttgttttacaaaaaataggtaatttagaaaatgaaaaatttcaaataagggtcggaagcatcctcattttctcaaagaatgGCATGACCGacggtattttcgtcatttgcattttccttaaaaatgatcatttgtttCTCTCGAAATAGTTAgtcgataaaaatattttgttatcGAAACCAATAtatatttagatattttttatgaacgatacaaatatttttcattcaatattttttaaatgatagaggctatgattttttaaaaaaatattttgttaattatttatttttttctaggaTAAAGGCACCGTAAAAGTGCAAAGTCCCAAATTTAGTGCGAAAGAAAATTGCACAGCCTAAGTCCATAAAGGCTACGTTTGTTTGTTTcccgaaaaatgattgatttgaaaaatattttcctaaaaaagatcGCATATATCCTTTGAaattaattagtcaatgaaagatatttttattatgggcAATGATTTACGTCTAAATGTTTGTGTATATGTTCATAAGATATTTTCATGATCGGCAATAAGTTACGTCTAAATATTTGAGTAAATaataaatatgtttttaatttatttatctttataaGTAATATAAgagttaatttttcaaaaaaatattctgTTTTAGAGACTCTTGCTCTTTACGAGAACAATCTTGTGGGCGGAATGCCGAGATAGCTCAGCAACCTGATGTATCTGAAGAAATAGATTTCTCGGAGAATTTCCTGACGGGGGAGATGCCGGTCGAGTTTGGAGGTATATCGGGCTTGGAATTACTTTACCTTTTCCGGAATCAACGAGCTTGCCGGCTTGAAGAACCTGACGAAGCTCGATCTGTCCATCAACAATCTTACCGGTTCCATCCCTTTCGAGTTTCGGTATCTAAGGGATAAGTATATTATGAGTGCCATAATTATATAttatgagtgtcataactttgaaCGTTCACTAGCGTTCATGATAACACTTCTTGCAGAAGTGATTTATAATTCTTTTTagcaaaagtgttttttttttctacttcataagtgtctttataacaaaaaatttttttcaaaaatcgttcacttgagtgtcggCGCCGGCGATGGGTGGAGCGGCGTATCAAAAAGTCATTCTAAggtgagaagtaaaaaattgcttctcaaagttggcaaaaatcTTGAGTTAAaccggaagttaaaaatcttgcATAAGTCAATTTTTACCAACGTTTCTGGCTCCAAATTCTTTTGGAGAAATCAAAAAAAGTGTATCATCACTATCCATAATTTTTCTTCCTAgtcaaaatcgttcacttgagtgctacaacaactttttcgacgtgccacgtcggcttttaggcatgccacgtcatcgttTCCTTCcagccacgtcaactttccgacatgtcacgtcagctttttctttgtcacgtcggcttttccggcatccacgtcaacatggcactcaagtgaacgatttttgaaagttatgacacttaagtgaacgttttgaaaattatggcactcaagtgaacgtcatacaaaagttatggcacttatagtgtacttatccccgaAGTATCGACGAGCTTTACATCTTGCGGCTCTTCAACAACTCATGGAGTtctgacccccccaaaaaaaaaaaaaaaacctcgctGAGCAGCATCACTCCTTCAGGGCTCGGCGTTTATAGCAAGCTAAGGCCCCCACCCGACTCGTAGAGTTGGGGCATTTAGTTTCGAGCCAGGTGGGGCCTCTATATGCCCGGCCCGCGATGAGGACCATGGTCTAGATGTTGATGGGCAAGGCCAAAGTGCCCATCGCCTCGGGAACCAAAACCTTCCATGACTTTCAGCACTTCGCACCTCTTGTTAAGCTTGCAAGACAGCATCTCGGACTATACCGACATGGTGGCCATCTCGACCCCATCCTCGGAACCTGATTACCCCTGGCAACGAGATCATTTGATAGACGAGGCGGGTTCTGGTCAGTCGAATTAAGTCCGGAATGGGATTGATCCAAATTCCACGTATTTTTACGACTCGGTATATATAACAAATATCCGATTCATTTGTTCATGCAGTAGATAGACACAATAAACACGTAACGTGAGGATGTCTATTTAGGGTGTGTCTGGAAGGTTCACGTTTTGCCACTCGTTCTTAGTGAGAGGGGAATTCGATAAAATAACGTGTCCCAGCACATTCATTGGCGAAGAACACCAACACCCTTTCCTTATAGCTATATTATAATAAAACATGGTCAGGACTGCGTCACGAACCCTTTTCATAATCAGCCTTGTGCCGATGCTCTTGTAGTCAAcgggggccggcgaccccgcctgtatctctctctttctttctttttcctttttgttacttttaatttttttaaaagtttttggaaaactgaaaaaagaaaaacataaataaaaaatgctagATGACTAGAATACCTCTACTACCGATGAGTAAGTAGAGATTGATAAGGTCACTTAGGGTGCGCACGATAATACTTATGGAAGTGGATTTGCGCGAGAAGTGCGTCAGAAGcggaaatccgtttgataatttaacttctgaaacaaaaatccgttttcttaaaatttttacttatgaaagaaattttcatgaatttttatttttgaagttgtttttcccccaatttgagaagtttaaaaaaatagattctCCAACTtaaagaagtacttctcgcctcaccctcttttcgatcatGCCCACCTCCGCCAACCTCCGTTGCCGTGGACCgtcgccggccaccgcccacgaccaccgccaaccaccgccaaccCCCACCCACTATAGACCTTCGCGACCGTCCCCGTAGCCAACCACCGCACCCCGCCCGGTCTGCCATTGCCGCTTCGCCCATCAACCATCGCCCCCTGCCAACCTTCGATTGCCGCGATTATTGCTAATTGCCAATCTTCGCCAATCGCGATCGTCGCCAACCGTAGCCCCCTGCAGCCAACCATCAACCACCGCACCGGtcgccggagtaaaaaataaataaataatttttatttttaaaactaaatattattttaataataaaaactatttttaaataaatttaaaagttcaaaaatgaagtagaaatttttttgccatcgaaaatatttttcataaaatgttttgtgttgataatatttcagaagtaaaaattttcaacttttaccaaacgaatttctacgaTCCGAAATAATTTCGAATAAAGTggaataaaagtagaaaaatcaacttattggcggaaattaatttttgaaagcgaagtgttaccatgcgggCCATTaatgtcattatttgaaacaatattcacttcagatctttatttgagacaatgatgatacttcgggcctttatttgataaaatgaaagcactttggaccctttttgaaatttttcctggtgggtttggtttagcatttgaaatgagcttagggaaatgcaaatgccttcaaccTAAAGGGGTTTACGAAAATGTTAATTgcgtttggtaaaatctcatttgaaaatgggcttagggttgaatggtgtttggtaaaaacaacattCCAAAGGGGCTTTgaaagtaattttttaatttttaatgaaaaaattaccaattacCGGACCTGTGAAGTAGATAAACAGATAAAAAgggggcaaaattgaaaatatagggAATTAatgaggttagttttggaaggaaaaaaatctcttaaggctgcgcatggtaaccattctgttttagaaaattgattctgattaaaatgaatttttctgattctattcctggatgagttttagagaatcagaaaaCATTTGATAAGcgcccaaaatttttgttcctgaaaTAGAAACGCGTTTAATAATTGCACAAGATTTCCGTTTCGAAAAactatttctcttcctaattttttttcatttaagtcaaataactatgtagttactttgtaaaatttcatcctaattgaagactaattttccaatgcacactaaaataatttaaaatacattttttttttttttgcatgtcataaaatgaaacataaattttaatacatgacgtTTGAAGTTTGATTGAAGCATTGGACAGTtctcatattaagaactcatttttttctttaaatattgtGTTGTCTAAAATACAAACAAACATAGCGACCAaataaccaaattatccactgacaaaaaaaaaaacctaaattatcctccttgatacaaaGTACAAGtctttcactatcattttgcagcttctatCCTAAATCGAAGTGGGTGTTTGGCTTCAACTCCACATCTAGATGATCACATTTTGTGATGTACGAGTATgaatatatatgttatcatccataTGTTGGATCCTCTCATCTTCTACGACATTTTTTGCGGAAGAGTGAAATATAGGAAATTTAggtccaaatttatgaaaatgaggtcaaactagcctaatctaagcttcttctatttttaaggaatttctaaattttttgagattttttaaaaattttccaatttttttcaaacttttttattttattttttttaggttgaaggaaaagtgacgagagaactcaaagagaaaaatgagagatgtgAGAGTTCATTCtcttttgtgattctcaaaagtgattctttttcggaaccaaaattttttttttgttttggattttgctctaaaagcGATTTTGATTCGATTCTCTAAAGCTGATTTTGGGAACAAAATCGGAATCAAAAtaatttacgttaccaaacaggtttctcatctttttttgttccagggtacataatcagaaaatcaaaatgGTTCTCATGCCGGCGTTTAGCATTTAGCCAAATGCTAAAAGCCCAATATTGGTAAGgaccagcattgggctttcaactttctcaaggccaacatttgatcaaatgctgaCTTAAAGTTAAACCAAATGCTTCAGCATTCTCCCAATAGGCTTTGAAGGCTAAAAGTCTCTTgggaatgctgaaccaaacccatccAGAGTCCTATTAAAAGTGTAAATTTTAATCACCCCGAAAGTTGTCTAATATAACAATCGCAGGGACAAAATTAACAGAATCCAAGGGCAAAAGCAGCAAAAATTTATTCTTCCACCGACTTTTCCGCAATATCCAAGAATTTCAGGGGCTTCCTTGCAAGCTCGTGGCTAGAGGATATGGTGGAACGCCAATGCATTTTCTTGGTGACACGGAGGTTGTTAACTTCTCggtgcttttttccttttccgacaTTGAAAATGCGCTCTCAGAGCATGTAGTTGTCGTCTTTTTTAGCTGCAGCTCTGAGCTATCTTAGTCACGTGCCTTTGGCCCCAAATTGTTACACCGGTCTGTCTCTGACTGATAATTGATATTCAGTGCTTGGCCTCTTATTAACACTTGTTAAACATATTAGAGACTTTGAAGTAGGACCTCATTTACCAACCCAATTGTGTAGTTCAGAACTTGGCCTGCTTAAAAGTATGACTGAGAATAGATATCTTCGATAAGCATGTATTAGTTAACTCACCACCCGAAcaccttttgccttttctttggcTACATCTCATGTGGAATCTAATTTTTGGTCACTGTTTTTGGCGTAAGCTTCTGGTTATGCCCGTGTATCTCATCAAATTGTTGTTCTCTATTTTTAAGCAATCTAGTTCTTACTTTACTTACAAAATTCGTCATATCTAATCCATGCCTCTCAGTATTGCCTACTTTTTATCTAACTGGATCTGCATGCGACTGAATTATGGTGATAGTATAGAAGATTAAACGTacgtgcttttgtttttttttttgtacttctcTAGCTCAATGCAATTGTTCGTATTACGACTTATGGACTGAACTCGGCAGGTTGAAGTTTCCTTTGCTGGTCTTGAGGGGAAGGAAGAGGATGTCAACTCTGAAATGGCTACCGCAACCGTGAAAGTTTTACCACCGTGGATGATTAAACAAGGAACGAACCTTAGAAAAGAACAGCGTGGAGAGGTTGGGGAGGAATCAAAGATGGAGAGTACTTCGATGTCCTCCCAGTTGTCAGATGACAAGAAATCTACTGTCCACAGTGATGATAAGAAGAGCTTACAGGTTTGTGCGTTTTTGAATCGCCCATTACGTTTTGCAGTATTACACTAGTTGTCGTTGTACTTAAGACAGTGTTGAACCCGACCATCTGTATCCAGGATGAGTATAGAAAAGCATCCTATGCTGCTCTCCTCAAGAAACAGCAGGAACTGGAAGAATCTGCAAAGAAGCAACTGCAGCCATCTGATTCGGATATCGCAGATGGtcattctgatacatcttcccCCCGTCAAGTGGGCGTGAAGGCTAAACGTGATCCCGAGGATGATGTTTGGGAAGAGGCTCACTATGCAGGTGAGTGGTTGGCCCATCAttctttcactttctctacCTTCATAGGCTACTGATGGGGTCAAGCATCTAATGTACGGAAACAAGATAGCTGCTCCTTTCGAGCTACATAAGAAAACTAATTTAGGTTAAACTGATATCAAGTCGAGTCGATACCTTCTGTAAGCCAAGTAATTGGTCCATGCAAATCATGCCGTATTTCCGGTTCATGATTATGACTGGTAGATCTGCATGCTTTATGGAGAATGTCTTCACTTGCTGGTTTCCCATAGTTTTGTGTAGTGATTGTGATCAAATTTTAGACGATTTGAATTTTGTTGAGAAACCTATATATGGTGAATTtaaacctttcttttcttttctttttttgtgtcaacaCAGGAAATACAAGTGAAAGTTGTAAGGTCGGTGACTTGACTGTCTGAGCAGGTGAGTCGGgtgaggacgacgacgacgacgttgACTGGGAGGAAGGTTGAAGGCATCCCTCCTTTGGCCGGTGAACTTCCTGTCGTTTGCTCGAGCTTTAATGTGGCGCGCTACGGAACCTTCACCATGCCGGGGGACCAAGCAGGGCATAGCTAGCGGCATAGGAGCCTTCTTGATAATGGAATTCGCGGACATCCAATGAGGGATGGTCATAATAAGGTTTACCCGCGCCTAGAATAGgaatcatttcttttctttccttctgtgAATAGTTCTGGTTCAAAGCTTTTCTTGCGTCATTTCATGAACAACCTGCACTTGTTAGCAGCTAAATCACTCTCCTCTAGTAGtgggcctctttttttttcccctgccACGCCGATTTTGAATtcaattcaaattgaaaaagaaaaacggacTGTCCCATTAAGCTTAGCCTAGAGCAGATCGAAAAGGTCTCCCGAAGGCGAGAACCCCCCGCCTCAGCTGCCCTAGCCTTTGTACCGCATAAAGAAATCGTCTTGGTAGCAAGCACCAAACCAATAGAATTTGGTATGCCATTTAGAACCAGTTTTCTACGGAGGGAAAGCGAAGCGGGCCCGTACTTGCTCTGCGTGCTCCCCTTTTGTCGAGTGCCCCGTCCGGTTCATAGCGGTAAAAAATcctttaatttaatattaataAGGGGAGATCCTCTTATTGCTTGAGCAAATAAATTGCTATCCCAGGCTTCCGCTATTTCTGTTGTTTTATAGTCTATCATATTCAGTCGAAAGAGTTTAGATAAGATTTTCAAAGTGACTCTTGACGGGAGAATCCAGGTTATTCAAGAAGAATCGTTGATGATATGATATGTACAGCTATAGCGATTCTCCGGGCCGAGAAGGTATTCTAACCGGTGCCTCGGTGATGTCATTTTTGacctttatctttcttttgtttcaatggAAAATCTTGGAAAGATTCTATTCAATCTTGCTCCCATCATTCAAAAGGAAGACCAGGAAGGCGAATCCAAACCAGGGCCCTGGAAAGGAAAATTGTCTATAGAGATCAATGTTGTCTccatttatctttctttttttaagggGAATAAAAGCAAATTGCTATTCTATTCTCCAAGGGCCCCACCTAGATCCGTCGGTAGTCTGGTAAATATAAGTTATACCAGCCTTCAAACTAGATTGTTGGAGTTCCATTAAGATAAAATCATCATTCATCTTCCATAGCTAGCAAAGCATAGGCGTTCAGCCAAAGGATTTGGTAATTGGTCTGTTCCAATTCTGATAGGTGCACCTAACATGGAATTTCCGAACCATTGGATATACCAATAATCAAGTCTTGAGTCAACTAGTGGAATACATCGCACCAACCTGCGAGCATTAGCCGAAAAGGGTGACCCATAACTTGTTTTCCCGGTTTAGATATAAATTCAAGAGAAGAGCCCCCTTCCGAAATGAAAGTGCCAGAGCATATTCTCAAGCTGTGACAGTCTCATCGTTGGCAATACTCATCCCTCGAGTACAAAGGAACTAGGCTATGATTTGATGATTCTTGTCTTGTGGCCACTAGAGTTTTGACTTTCTCCTTTCCAGTTCAGCAAGCAAAGGTAAAAACTTGATTCTTTATTCTAAAATTGAGCTTGTTTAAGAACTCGAAATGTAAGGCATGATTGAGAGAAGAAAGTGAATCGGATTCGATCCTATGGACCCTTCTTTCATATGGATACTCATATCAAGACTAGTTGGACTCTCCTTCTCGGATTCAAACACGGGATCTCCTCTTGATCCGGTAGTAAGGGGTCTTAGTTTTTGCTGTACCCAAGATTCCAATGCCATGATCAAAAGCTATAGAATAATTCAAAGTGCGAAAgaggaaatataaaaaagaaaaggcctgGCGTTGAGGCCATCTAACTTCTTTATAAATAAGTTAGAATTAAAAGAAAGTCACATTTCAGGCTAGCCTATGCTTACGCCTTTTCGTCTTCGCGAGGTTCAGGAAGCTGCAAAAGTGGTGTCAAACCAATCTGACTGATAGAGAATGCGCCTAGCTCAGCCGTTAGAGTTGGAGTTCGGCTAACTTACCACCAAATCAACCGAAGAATTCTTCATCCTTTGGAGCCTTCTCTCTTTTACCATTTACAAAGCCTAAGGGGAAGATCGGTAAGTCCTGGCTCCCGAGACTTTCATAGAATTCCAATAATTTCTCCCGCGCTGGTTATTACCTCAAAGTTCAAAGATGGAAACCGGGATTAACCCATCGAAAGCTCAAATCACCGCTACTCCAGCTTAAGTCAGATTCCCATCTACTCATAGCAGGATATTTCACTCCTAAATTCAGGCAAGCTAAACGAACAAATAGAGCTCAAAAACTAGAAAAACgatgcttttcttttcatctaaaaaaaaaaattcaaagtctTTGATCAAAGTTATTCCCATTCGCATCTGTTCTATTCAACCAATCCCTTGCTGCTTGTTGCTTTATCCAATCTCATGAGATCTATGCCGACCGTCGGAATCAAATGAAGGTCAAAGGACCATTCGTTGTTTCAACCGCAAACTCCGAACAATTCCCTCTAGCTCGATTCCATGAAGTGTTGTATCTCTTGTACCCCACATTATTTTTTGAACTGATGAGATTCGTTTCGTGGAGACGTTATACAGTCATTGCATTCATTATTCTGCTCGGGAGTCTTGAATCGTGCTCGACTCATGGCTTGAAGAACACATTGCATCGCCTCATTTTACCAACCACGGGAGAAATGTATGATCTTGATTGTGATCCCCTTTTCTGTCGTATCGTAGTCTCGATACATCCGGATTATGCGAGTAAATACTATTTTAAGACGCACACGGATAGAATGGAGTCATTATTCAATGAACTGTGCATGAAGTCCTGGCCCTTCTAGCTCAGCCCTGGGCTGTTGCAAGTGTGATGGTGAATCAAGCACACTCAGAGATGGGTTGATGATTTAATTTGAAAGCGTTTTTCTCGCGCTATTCGATTTTCTCATTGCTGGTTgatgatttcatttgaaaacttttttttttgcttctactTGATTTTGTGGGTATCTTCTCAGTTTGTGATGCTCAATCGTTAGATGGTGTAGCAATTTTGGGAAGAAGATAACTAGGGCTTCATGACAACAAGACCTGCAATTTGCCATTAACGTTGGTGCTAGTTTCCAGGACTagagcagttttttttttttgggtaagggaGGACTAGAGCAGTTTCATGACAACAAAAACTGCAAATTGCAATTAAAGTTTATGAGTGTTAGTTTCCAGGACTCGAGCAGTTCTATTATATTTTCCAGGAAATCACTTGCTTTATAACCGGATAGACAGCGCCCGCAAATAACCTCTTCAACCCCAGGTACCATCGGATGGAAGCAATGAAGACCGTGTCCGGAGAAGAGAGAGTCCAAGTCCAAGGCAGTGGCAGTGGCCAAGTCCTCCGGTTCAGGCCGCCACAGCAAGGTGCACACGGCCGAGGGCCCCCAGGACCGCCGCGTCGGCCTCTTGGCCTACACTGCCATCCATTTCTAGGATGTCCAGGACCGCCTTGGCTTCAACCACCCCCAACAAGGCAGTCGACTGGCTCATCCACAAGGCCAAGCCTGCCATCGACGGGCTCACCGG is a genomic window containing:
- the LOC115729698 gene encoding uncharacterized protein LOC115729698, coding for MHFLGDTEVEVSFAGLEGKEEDVNSEMATATVKVLPPWMIKQGTNLRKEQRGEVGEESKMESTSMSSQLSDDKKSTVHSDDKKSLQDEYRKASYAALLKKQQELEESAKKQLQPSDSDIADGHSDTSSPRQVGVKAKRDPEDDVWEEAHYAGNTSESCKVGDLTV